In Bradyrhizobium erythrophlei, a single genomic region encodes these proteins:
- a CDS encoding alpha/beta fold hydrolase, with translation MKRGMTILLSICVLAAAGYFTASKWAIRHKTLTLYDPMRTDRPVEVDISVRRDREMESIADMITLPVAILNHGNTVKFTEYSFLSNVFAMRGYLVVSVQHDIEADGAMVTQADEEYVGRRPHYNKGIANIMFVLDELKNSYPNADYHRLTMVGHSNGGDISMYFAKRHPELIKKVVTLDNLRVPFITDGKFKILSFRSKDPVFKADPGVVPDEEMCQKAGITVVKTPYQHNELSDRGPDGVKSTIQSILDRFLDDNTPSGQVEAEKLRDDPGLLAAAAANQQQQ, from the coding sequence ATGAAACGCGGAATGACCATTCTGCTTTCGATTTGCGTGCTGGCCGCGGCTGGCTATTTCACGGCCAGCAAGTGGGCGATCCGTCACAAGACGCTGACGCTGTACGACCCGATGCGGACCGACCGCCCGGTCGAGGTCGATATTTCGGTGCGACGCGACCGCGAAATGGAATCGATCGCCGACATGATCACGCTGCCGGTGGCGATCCTCAACCACGGCAACACGGTCAAATTCACCGAATACTCGTTCCTGTCGAACGTGTTTGCGATGCGCGGCTATCTGGTCGTGAGCGTTCAGCACGACATCGAGGCCGACGGGGCGATGGTGACGCAGGCCGATGAGGAATATGTCGGACGCCGGCCGCATTACAATAAAGGCATCGCCAACATCATGTTTGTGCTGGACGAGCTGAAGAACAGCTATCCGAACGCCGACTATCACCGGCTCACCATGGTCGGCCATTCCAATGGCGGCGATATCTCGATGTACTTCGCCAAGCGCCATCCCGAACTGATCAAGAAGGTGGTGACGCTCGACAACCTGCGTGTCCCCTTCATCACCGACGGCAAGTTCAAGATCCTGTCGTTCCGCTCCAAGGATCCGGTGTTCAAGGCTGATCCCGGCGTCGTACCAGACGAGGAGATGTGCCAGAAGGCCGGCATCACCGTGGTCAAGACCCCCTACCAGCATAACGAGCTGAGCGACCGCGGCCCGGACGGCGTCAAGAGCACGATCCAGTCGATTCTCGATCGCTTCCTCGACGACAACACGCCGTCCGGACAGGTCGAAGCCGAAAAGCTGCGAGACGATCCCGGACTGCTCGCGGCGGCAGCAGCCAATCAGCAGCAGCAATAA
- a CDS encoding amidohydrolase family protein, which yields MSHSGETGDGNKRLAMRGCACGCEDTISLTAGGLGRRQFVAGAAGTAALLATGLGPFRKASAQTGEKPYRIDVHHHLSPPTFIQAAVANNFGDGLLRGWTIEKSLADMDAAGVVVSMLSVTQPGVNFTSGEAARKLVRECNEYNAKLIADHPGRFGGWAMLPLADIDASLKEIEYALDTLKLDGIGLMTNYRDKWLGHPSFLPVMEELNRRKCVVYTHPSTADCCVNLLKTEPPTLVEWGTDTTRTIGDIVFSGNAAKFRDIKWIFSHAGGTMPFLIERFVRQPLIDKQFQPAVPDGTLAELTRFYYDTAQTSNKASMSALTAVIPTSQILFGTDFPYRTAIDHVKGLRSSGVFTDAQIMDIERGNALKLLPRLNA from the coding sequence ATGAGTCACAGTGGTGAAACGGGCGACGGCAACAAGCGCCTCGCGATGCGCGGCTGCGCCTGCGGATGCGAAGACACGATATCGTTGACGGCGGGCGGCCTGGGTCGACGTCAATTCGTGGCGGGCGCGGCGGGCACGGCGGCGCTGCTCGCAACCGGCCTTGGTCCGTTCCGAAAGGCATCAGCGCAAACGGGCGAAAAACCTTACCGGATCGACGTTCATCATCATTTATCGCCGCCGACGTTTATCCAGGCCGCGGTCGCCAACAATTTCGGCGACGGCCTGCTGCGCGGCTGGACCATCGAAAAATCGCTCGCCGACATGGACGCCGCCGGCGTCGTGGTCTCGATGCTTTCGGTGACGCAGCCCGGCGTGAACTTCACGAGCGGCGAGGCAGCGCGCAAACTTGTCCGTGAGTGCAACGAATATAACGCCAAGTTGATTGCGGACCATCCCGGCCGCTTCGGCGGCTGGGCGATGCTGCCGCTGGCCGATATCGACGCGTCGTTGAAGGAGATCGAATACGCGCTCGATACGCTCAAGCTCGACGGCATCGGGCTGATGACGAACTACCGCGACAAGTGGCTCGGCCATCCGTCGTTCTTGCCGGTGATGGAAGAACTCAACCGCCGCAAATGTGTGGTCTACACCCATCCCTCGACCGCCGATTGCTGCGTCAACCTTCTCAAGACCGAACCGCCGACGCTGGTGGAATGGGGCACCGACACCACGCGCACGATCGGCGACATCGTGTTCTCGGGCAATGCCGCGAAATTCCGCGACATCAAATGGATCTTCTCGCATGCCGGCGGCACCATGCCGTTCCTCATCGAGCGCTTCGTCCGCCAGCCGCTGATCGACAAGCAATTCCAGCCGGCGGTGCCGGACGGCACGCTCGCCGAACTGACGCGCTTCTATTACGACACCGCGCAAACCTCGAACAAGGCGTCGATGTCGGCGCTGACGGCCGTGATCCCGACCTCGCAGATCCTGTTCGGGACGGACTTCCCCTATCGCACCGCGATCGACCACGTGAAGGGCTTGCGCTCATCCGGCGTCTTCACCGATGCACAGATCATGGACATCGAGCGCGGCAATGCGTTGAAGCTGTTGCCAAGACTGAATGCATAA
- a CDS encoding ArsR/SmtB family transcription factor, protein MVQYSQTRFDVSFAALSDATRRGVLEQLARADASITDLAGKFHMTLTGMKKHVRVLEQAGLVTTEKVGRVRTCKLGLRRLEEEAAWIERYRQLWAARFDELDKVVEELKRREKSDGRKRRG, encoded by the coding sequence ATGGTTCAGTATAGCCAGACCCGCTTCGATGTCTCGTTCGCCGCGCTCTCGGACGCCACCCGGCGCGGCGTTCTGGAGCAGCTCGCGCGTGCGGACGCTTCGATCACCGACCTTGCCGGCAAGTTCCACATGACGCTGACGGGCATGAAGAAGCATGTCCGCGTCCTCGAACAAGCGGGGCTCGTCACCACGGAGAAGGTCGGGCGCGTGCGGACCTGCAAGCTCGGCCTGCGCCGGCTGGAGGAAGAGGCGGCATGGATCGAGAGGTACCGCCAACTCTGGGCCGCACGCTTCGACGAGCTGGACAAGGTTGTCGAGGAACTGAAACGGAGGGAGAAGTCCGATGGACGCAAGAGGAGAGGGTGA
- a CDS encoding SRPBCC family protein: MDARGEGEPTPANNRTTVERKSDRELVVRRTFNAPARLVFEAWTRPELLKRWWAPKSSGMSLLSCEADVRAGGRYRFEFGHEASKQMAFFGRYLEVTPYSRLVWTNEESEDGAVTTLTFEEKAGQTLLVLHELYPSKEALDAAIAGMEGGMPETFEQLDELLVTLRG; the protein is encoded by the coding sequence ATGGACGCAAGAGGAGAGGGTGAGCCGACGCCTGCGAACAACCGCACCACGGTGGAGCGGAAGTCCGACCGTGAGCTCGTCGTGAGGCGAACCTTCAACGCCCCGGCGCGCCTCGTGTTCGAGGCGTGGACCAGGCCCGAGCTGCTCAAGCGGTGGTGGGCGCCGAAGTCGAGCGGCATGTCCCTGCTTTCCTGCGAGGCCGATGTTCGTGCCGGGGGCCGGTACCGTTTCGAGTTCGGCCACGAGGCTTCGAAGCAGATGGCGTTCTTCGGCAGGTACCTCGAAGTGACGCCGTACTCGCGCCTCGTCTGGACCAATGAGGAAAGCGAGGACGGCGCCGTCACCACGCTGACCTTCGAGGAAAAAGCCGGCCAGACGCTGCTGGTCCTGCACGAGCTCTATCCCTCGAAGGAAGCTCTCGACGCTGCCATCGCCGGGATGGAGGGCGGGATGCCCGAGACGTTCGAGCAACTGGACGAACTCCTCGTCACCTTACGCGGGTAA
- a CDS encoding DoxX family protein, translating into MSLDRVSKYAPEILGIARVVIGLLFLEHGTSKLFDFPHGPVQPAMGSLIWFQGIIELVGGALFAVGFLTRPVAFILAGDMAVAYFMAHASKGFFPMLNGGDAAILYCFVFLVYFVTGPGRWAADASAK; encoded by the coding sequence ATGTCACTTGATCGCGTCAGCAAATATGCGCCCGAAATACTCGGCATCGCCCGCGTGGTGATCGGACTTTTGTTTCTGGAGCACGGTACCTCGAAGCTGTTCGACTTTCCGCACGGACCGGTCCAGCCGGCCATGGGCTCGCTCATCTGGTTTCAGGGCATCATCGAACTGGTCGGCGGCGCGCTGTTTGCGGTCGGCTTTCTGACGCGCCCCGTGGCCTTCATTCTCGCCGGCGATATGGCAGTCGCCTATTTCATGGCCCATGCGTCGAAGGGTTTCTTCCCGATGCTCAATGGCGGCGACGCGGCCATTCTCTATTGCTTCGTCTTCCTGGTCTATTTCGTGACCGGGCCCGGCCGCTGGGCCGCGGACGCCTCGGCGAAGTGA
- a CDS encoding GntP family permease → MSFLIALAALFFLMFVAYRGFSVILFAPVAALGAVLLTDPGAVPAAFTSLFMDKMVGFAKLYFPVFLLGAVFGKVIELSGFSKSIVAAVIDLVGSERAMLAIVLVCGVLTYGGVSLFVVVFAAYPFAAEMFRAGNIPKRLIPGTIALGAFSFTMDSLPFSPQIQNIIPTTYFKTTNGAAPILGTLGGLFILVLGLTYLEWRRRVAAAAGEGYGEGHLNEPPPVDTKDLAPAFIAFLPLIVVFVVNLVLGGFPGLFGGLIDRAYGASYDLTLALDLAIPTPIASIKAIWAVEGALLAGIITVFIFAFPKLRSTFAEGSKAAVAGALLAAMNTASEYGFGGVIAALPGFLVIKDALKSIPNPLVNEAITVTSLAGITGSASGGMSIALAAMAKDFIAMAEAAHIPPEVLHRVASMASGGMDTLPHNGAVITLLAVTGLTHRQSYKDIFAVTCLKTLGVFFVIAVYYLTGLV, encoded by the coding sequence ATGAGTTTTCTGATCGCGCTTGCCGCGCTGTTTTTCCTGATGTTCGTCGCCTATCGCGGCTTCAGCGTGATCCTGTTTGCGCCGGTCGCAGCGCTCGGCGCGGTGCTTCTGACCGATCCCGGCGCGGTACCCGCAGCTTTCACCAGCCTGTTCATGGACAAGATGGTGGGTTTTGCGAAGCTCTACTTTCCCGTCTTCCTGTTGGGCGCGGTGTTCGGAAAGGTCATCGAACTCTCCGGCTTTTCCAAATCGATCGTGGCGGCCGTGATCGATCTGGTCGGCTCCGAGCGCGCGATGCTCGCGATCGTATTGGTGTGCGGCGTGCTGACCTATGGCGGCGTGTCGCTGTTCGTCGTGGTGTTTGCCGCCTACCCCTTTGCAGCGGAAATGTTCCGCGCCGGCAATATCCCGAAGCGCCTGATCCCCGGCACCATTGCGCTCGGTGCGTTTTCCTTCACCATGGATTCGCTGCCGTTCAGCCCGCAAATCCAGAACATCATTCCGACCACCTATTTCAAGACCACCAATGGCGCGGCGCCGATCCTCGGCACGCTGGGCGGGCTCTTCATCCTGGTGCTCGGCCTCACTTATCTGGAATGGCGGCGCCGCGTGGCGGCAGCGGCCGGCGAAGGCTATGGCGAGGGGCACTTGAACGAGCCGCCGCCGGTCGATACGAAAGATCTCGCGCCGGCCTTCATCGCCTTCCTGCCGTTGATCGTCGTCTTTGTCGTCAACCTCGTGCTCGGCGGCTTTCCCGGCCTGTTCGGCGGCCTGATCGATCGCGCCTATGGCGCCAGTTACGACCTGACGCTGGCGCTCGACCTCGCGATCCCCACGCCGATTGCCAGCATCAAGGCGATCTGGGCGGTGGAAGGCGCGCTGCTGGCGGGCATCATCACCGTCTTCATCTTTGCCTTCCCGAAACTCCGCTCGACTTTTGCGGAAGGCAGCAAGGCTGCCGTCGCCGGCGCATTGCTCGCCGCCATGAACACCGCGTCCGAATATGGCTTCGGCGGCGTGATCGCGGCGCTGCCCGGCTTTCTCGTCATCAAGGACGCGCTGAAATCGATTCCGAATCCGCTGGTCAACGAGGCCATCACCGTCACCTCGCTCGCGGGCATCACGGGCTCGGCGTCCGGCGGCATGTCGATTGCGCTTGCGGCGATGGCCAAGGACTTCATCGCCATGGCCGAAGCCGCGCATATCCCGCCGGAGGTGCTGCACCGCGTCGCATCGATGGCGTCCGGCGGCATGGATACGCTGCCGCATAATGGCGCGGTCATCACGCTGCTCGCGGTGACCGGGCTGACGCATCGGCAGTCCTACAAGGACATCTTCGCCGTCACGTGTCTCAAGACGCTCGGCGTGTTCTTCGTGATCGCCGTCTACTACCTCACGGGACTGGTTTAG
- a CDS encoding VOC family protein, translating to MEQLGFTCTLQLEGFARVRLGAADIMLSLPNAHVPWKGPSFTGSIYLDVDNVDELWETLKTRARIVYPIETMEYGVREFGLLDDSGYTLSFAQHPPAT from the coding sequence GTGGAGCAGCTTGGCTTCACCTGCACACTGCAACTGGAAGGTTTTGCACGCGTTCGGCTGGGTGCCGCAGACATTATGCTTTCGCTGCCCAATGCCCATGTCCCCTGGAAAGGCCCGAGCTTTACCGGCTCGATCTATCTGGACGTCGACAATGTCGACGAGCTATGGGAGACTCTCAAGACACGCGCGCGCATCGTTTATCCGATCGAGACCATGGAATACGGCGTGCGCGAGTTTGGCCTGCTGGACGACAGCGGCTACACGTTGTCATTCGCACAGCATCCTCCAGCGACCTGA
- a CDS encoding DUF1330 domain-containing protein has translation MKAYVIAADTVHDAAMMSEYGKVVAATLVPFEGKFLVRGGKCSVLEGEWQPRTVILEFPDRAAAEGWYRSADYQKIIGLRLNSASGNLAIIDGI, from the coding sequence ATGAAAGCCTATGTGATCGCGGCCGATACGGTCCACGATGCGGCGATGATGAGCGAATACGGCAAGGTCGTTGCCGCCACACTTGTCCCGTTCGAAGGCAAGTTCCTCGTCCGCGGCGGCAAGTGCTCGGTGCTCGAGGGCGAGTGGCAACCGCGTACAGTGATACTCGAGTTTCCCGACCGCGCGGCAGCCGAAGGTTGGTACCGCTCGGCAGATTACCAGAAGATCATCGGATTGCGGTTAAACAGTGCGAGCGGAAACCTCGCGATCATCGATGGAATCTGA
- a CDS encoding MFS transporter — MTGVGEGVSGVSSASASMAEDAALHRAVQKAALRFVPLLTIAYLFNYLDRTSLSVAALTMNQQLGLTPAQFGLAAGIFFLSYSTFEIPSNLLLYKVGARRWIARIMISWGLVSAAMVFVTGPNSFYGLRFLLGIMEAGFFPGVTFFLAAWFPTQYRTRMLAWFLVGIPLSSLVGTPICSMLLQMDGIWGLHGWQWMFLLVSLPCVPLGIATLILLADRPQTAHWLTSEERDALDHVLASEVRERPHSSLWAALKDARVLICTAIQFGFTLGSYGIGVWLPLMLREYHLSNAEIGWIAAIPYLFATVGMILWARWVDQKGQRIANLAIACTLGAVGLLLPIFSNSLVSAVAGFSLALIGVTAARAIFWTIPTRFLTGVAAAGGLAFINSVATTGGFFGPSLMGVLKQYSGSYVVGLLAVAAIIFASTIASLSLKLFISRE; from the coding sequence ATGACGGGTGTGGGTGAGGGCGTCTCCGGCGTGTCCAGTGCCAGCGCATCGATGGCGGAAGATGCCGCGCTGCACCGCGCGGTGCAGAAGGCCGCACTGCGCTTCGTGCCGCTGCTGACCATCGCCTATCTCTTCAATTACCTCGACCGCACCAGCCTCAGCGTGGCCGCGCTGACGATGAATCAGCAATTGGGCCTGACCCCTGCCCAGTTCGGGCTCGCCGCCGGCATCTTCTTCCTCAGCTATTCCACGTTCGAAATCCCGAGCAACCTCTTGCTCTATAAAGTGGGCGCGCGGCGCTGGATCGCGCGGATCATGATCAGTTGGGGCCTGGTCTCGGCGGCGATGGTCTTCGTCACCGGCCCGAACAGCTTTTATGGCTTGCGGTTTCTGCTCGGCATCATGGAAGCCGGCTTCTTTCCCGGCGTGACGTTCTTTCTCGCCGCCTGGTTTCCGACCCAATACCGCACACGGATGCTGGCCTGGTTCCTGGTCGGCATTCCCCTGTCTTCGCTGGTCGGCACCCCCATTTGCAGCATGTTGCTTCAGATGGACGGCATCTGGGGCTTGCATGGCTGGCAATGGATGTTTCTGCTGGTGAGCCTGCCGTGCGTGCCGCTCGGCATTGCAACCCTCATTCTCCTTGCCGACCGGCCGCAGACGGCCCACTGGCTCACGAGCGAAGAGCGCGACGCGCTCGATCATGTGCTGGCTTCCGAAGTGCGGGAGCGGCCGCATTCTTCGCTTTGGGCCGCACTGAAGGACGCGCGCGTCTTGATCTGCACCGCGATCCAGTTCGGCTTCACGCTCGGCTCCTACGGCATCGGCGTCTGGCTGCCGTTGATGCTCAGGGAATATCACCTCTCCAACGCCGAGATCGGATGGATCGCGGCGATCCCGTATCTGTTTGCCACCGTCGGCATGATCCTGTGGGCGCGCTGGGTCGACCAGAAAGGCCAGCGTATCGCCAACCTCGCCATCGCCTGCACGTTAGGTGCGGTCGGCCTGTTGCTGCCGATCTTCTCCAACTCGCTCGTTTCGGCCGTTGCCGGATTTAGCCTGGCGCTGATCGGCGTTACGGCTGCGCGCGCCATCTTCTGGACCATTCCGACGCGCTTCCTCACCGGCGTCGCGGCCGCCGGCGGGCTCGCCTTCATCAACTCGGTCGCCACCACCGGCGGCTTCTTCGGGCCGTCGTTGATGGGCGTGCTGAAACAGTATTCCGGCTCCTATGTCGTCGGCCTGCTCGCGGTTGCCGCCATCATCTTCGCATCCACGATCGCCTCGCTGTCGCTGAAGCTGTTTATTTCCCGCGAGTAA
- a CDS encoding VOC family protein: MGNLATIEVKAFVPARDFDLSKQFYQDLGFDMAWSSDALAYFCHGDSSFLLQNYYVKEHADNFMMHLLVEDVDAWWKHVEAQGIASKYGIKAEPPEDRDWGLRDFILVDPTGVLWRIGQDIPSK; encoded by the coding sequence TTGGGTAATCTGGCAACCATCGAGGTCAAGGCTTTCGTGCCGGCGCGCGATTTCGACCTCTCCAAGCAATTCTATCAGGACCTCGGCTTCGATATGGCGTGGTCCAGCGACGCGCTGGCGTATTTCTGCCACGGCGATTCGTCGTTTCTGCTCCAGAACTACTACGTCAAGGAACATGCCGACAACTTCATGATGCATCTGTTGGTCGAGGACGTGGACGCCTGGTGGAAGCATGTCGAGGCTCAGGGGATTGCCTCGAAATACGGCATCAAGGCCGAGCCGCCTGAAGACCGGGACTGGGGCTTGCGCGACTTCATTCTGGTCGACCCCACCGGCGTCCTGTGGCGTATCGGCCAGGACATTCCTTCCAAGTAG
- a CDS encoding acyl CoA:acetate/3-ketoacid CoA transferase, protein MSQHPALQFLRLSEKGKVVSAAEAVRLIRDGDTVATGGFVGIGFAEEIALALEALYLENETDAPYTQGKPKNLTLVYAAGQGDGKERGLNHFAHDGLVKRVIGGHWGLAPKLQQLAISNQIEAYNLPQGVITHLFRDIAARRPAHISRVGLGTFVDPRNGGGKLNARTSEDLVELIRIGGEDCLLYKTFPINIGIIRATTGDPDGNLTMEKEALTLEALAIAMAAHNSGGLVIAQVERVAESGTLNPRQVKIPGILVDCVVVARPENHWQTFGTQYNPAFSSEIRVRAGSLPALPMSERKIIARRAAFELKANSVVNLGIGMPEGIAAVANEEKIIDLITLTAEPGVIGGIPASGIDFGAAINTQAVIDQPYQFDLYDGGGLDAAFLGLAQVDRSGNLNVSKFGPKLAGAGGFINISQNAKKVVFVGTFGAGKLRINCAEGKLSIIDEARSPKFVEAVEHVTFSGAYAVARGQPGLYVTERCVFTLGSDGLELIEVAPGIDIERDILALMDFKPHVPREPSLMDARIFHEGVMDLRRDMVAIPLDDRFTYDRQQELFFINLERFVVRSQADIEAIHNAVEAKLAPLGRRVYAIVNYDNFSIPPDLLDEYSAMVRSLTDRYYSGVSRYTTSGFLRIKLGEALEGRGLAPHIFESADEARWDAHESGGR, encoded by the coding sequence ATGAGCCAGCACCCTGCCCTGCAATTCCTGCGGCTGTCGGAAAAGGGCAAGGTGGTGAGCGCGGCGGAGGCCGTGCGGCTGATCCGAGACGGCGACACCGTCGCGACCGGCGGCTTCGTCGGCATCGGTTTTGCCGAGGAAATCGCACTGGCCCTGGAAGCGCTCTATCTCGAAAACGAAACCGACGCGCCCTACACGCAAGGCAAGCCGAAGAACCTCACGCTGGTCTATGCCGCCGGCCAGGGCGACGGCAAGGAACGCGGGCTCAATCACTTCGCGCATGATGGCCTCGTCAAGCGCGTGATCGGCGGCCATTGGGGCCTGGCGCCGAAATTGCAGCAGCTTGCGATATCGAACCAGATCGAAGCCTATAACCTGCCGCAGGGCGTGATCACGCATCTGTTTCGCGACATCGCCGCGCGGCGCCCTGCCCATATCAGCCGCGTCGGCCTTGGCACCTTTGTCGATCCGCGCAACGGCGGCGGCAAGCTGAATGCGCGCACGTCGGAAGACCTGGTCGAGTTGATCAGGATCGGCGGCGAGGACTGCCTGCTCTACAAGACCTTCCCGATCAACATCGGCATCATCCGCGCCACGACAGGCGACCCTGACGGGAACCTCACCATGGAGAAGGAAGCGCTGACACTGGAGGCGCTGGCGATTGCGATGGCCGCGCATAATTCCGGCGGGCTAGTGATCGCGCAGGTCGAACGTGTCGCCGAAAGCGGCACGCTCAACCCGCGCCAGGTGAAAATCCCCGGCATCCTCGTCGATTGCGTCGTGGTCGCAAGGCCCGAAAACCACTGGCAGACTTTTGGGACGCAATATAACCCGGCGTTCTCCTCGGAAATTCGCGTGCGCGCGGGCTCGCTGCCGGCCTTGCCCATGAGCGAGCGCAAGATCATCGCCCGCCGCGCCGCTTTCGAACTGAAGGCCAACAGCGTCGTCAATCTCGGCATCGGCATGCCCGAAGGCATTGCGGCGGTGGCAAACGAAGAGAAAATCATCGACCTGATCACGCTGACCGCAGAGCCCGGCGTGATCGGCGGCATTCCGGCCAGCGGCATCGACTTTGGCGCGGCGATCAACACGCAGGCCGTGATCGACCAGCCCTATCAGTTCGACCTCTATGACGGCGGTGGGCTGGACGCCGCCTTCCTCGGCCTCGCCCAGGTCGACCGGTCCGGCAATCTCAATGTCTCCAAGTTCGGTCCCAAGCTCGCAGGCGCCGGCGGCTTCATCAATATCAGCCAGAACGCCAAGAAGGTGGTGTTCGTCGGCACCTTCGGCGCCGGCAAACTGCGCATCAACTGCGCCGAGGGCAAGCTATCGATCATCGACGAAGCGCGGTCGCCAAAATTTGTCGAGGCCGTGGAGCATGTGACGTTCTCGGGCGCTTACGCGGTCGCGCGCGGCCAGCCGGGGTTGTACGTCACCGAGCGCTGCGTCTTTACGCTCGGCTCGGATGGACTCGAATTGATCGAGGTCGCGCCCGGCATCGATATCGAGCGCGATATTCTGGCGCTGATGGATTTCAAGCCGCATGTCCCACGCGAACCGTCGCTGATGGATGCGCGCATTTTCCACGAGGGCGTGATGGATCTGCGCCGCGACATGGTCGCGATCCCGCTCGACGACCGCTTCACCTATGACCGCCAGCAGGAATTGTTCTTCATCAACCTCGAGCGTTTCGTGGTGCGCAGCCAGGCGGACATCGAGGCTATCCATAATGCGGTCGAAGCCAAGCTCGCGCCGCTCGGCCGCCGCGTCTACGCCATCGTCAACTACGACAATTTCTCGATTCCGCCCGACCTGCTCGACGAATATTCCGCCATGGTGCGCTCGCTCACCGACCGCTATTATTCCGGCGTCTCGCGCTACACGACCTCGGGCTTCCTGCGCATCAAGCTCGGTGAGGCCCTGGAGGGCCGTGGGCTGGCCCCGCACATCTTCGAAAGCGCGGATGAGGCGCGATGGGATGCGCACGAAAGCGGCGGGCGTTAG